A window of the Buchnera aphidicola (Periphyllus koelreuteriae) genome harbors these coding sequences:
- the zwf gene encoding glucose-6-phosphate dehydrogenase, giving the protein MFDKKIKKYDLIIFGTKGDLARRKLFPALYQLEKLLKLYKNTRIIGIGRANWTQKKYKKIIKNSIENFSNIKIKKKIWIKFSSRLYFCNIDVNNISDFYKLKKILIKSNKMRIYYFAIPQNTFKNIFKGLKKINCNTSSDRIILEKPIGNSLNTSKKINNQVGKNFNEKQIFRIDHYLGKETILNLISLKFSNSIFFTNWNNTTIDHVQITIAEKVGIEGRWSYFDKTGQMRDMIQNHLLQILSILTMSTPINLESDNIRNEKLKILKSLRIINDKNINRKTVRGQYTSGLIDKKEIPAYINEIDAVKNSNTETFVSIKANIDNSQWYGVPFYLRTGKRLPIKHSEIVIYFKNNNNNLFYKTKKLPLNKIVIRLQPNEGLDIFIINKIPKLDSKYKLKEIKLNFNYNKSFKKYRLYDAYERLLLESFFGSQSLFVRRDEIEASWKWIDSIINSWKKNNSKLELYKAGTWGPKSSENLLKKDGREWNKIN; this is encoded by the coding sequence GTGTTTGATAAAAAAATTAAAAAATATGATTTAATAATTTTTGGAACAAAAGGTGATTTAGCAAGAAGAAAGTTATTTCCTGCTTTATATCAATTAGAAAAATTATTAAAATTATATAAAAATACAAGAATTATTGGAATTGGAAGAGCTAATTGGACTCAAAAAAAATATAAAAAAATAATTAAAAATTCAATCGAAAATTTTTCTAATATTAAAATAAAAAAAAAAATATGGATAAAATTTAGTTCTAGATTATATTTTTGTAATATTGATGTAAATAATATATCAGATTTTTATAAATTAAAAAAAATTTTAATAAAATCAAATAAAATGAGAATTTATTATTTTGCGATACCTCAAAATACTTTTAAAAATATTTTTAAAGGATTAAAAAAAATAAATTGTAATACTTCATCTGATAGAATTATTTTAGAAAAACCTATTGGAAATTCTTTAAACACATCAAAAAAAATTAATAATCAAGTAGGAAAAAACTTCAATGAAAAACAAATTTTTAGAATAGATCATTATTTAGGAAAAGAAACAATTTTAAATTTAATATCTTTAAAATTTTCTAATTCTATTTTTTTTACAAATTGGAACAATACTACAATAGATCATGTTCAAATTACAATAGCTGAAAAAGTAGGAATAGAAGGAAGATGGAGTTATTTTGATAAAACTGGACAAATGAGAGATATGATTCAAAATCATTTATTACAAATATTATCTATTTTAACAATGTCTACTCCTATTAATCTTGAATCAGATAATATTAGAAATGAAAAATTAAAAATTTTAAAATCGTTAAGAATAATAAATGATAAAAATATTAATAGAAAAACTGTGAGGGGGCAATATACATCTGGATTAATTGATAAAAAAGAAATACCAGCATATATTAATGAAATAGATGCAGTTAAAAATAGTAATACAGAAACTTTTGTATCTATTAAAGCTAATATAGATAATTCTCAATGGTATGGGGTTCCTTTTTATTTAAGAACTGGAAAAAGATTACCAATTAAACATTCTGAAATTGTTATTTATTTTAAAAATAATAATAATAATTTATTTTATAAAACAAAAAAATTACCATTAAATAAAATTGTTATTCGATTACAACCAAATGAAGGATTAGATATTTTTATTATTAACAAAATACCTAAATTAGATTCAAAATATAAATTAAAAGAAATAAAATTAAATTTTAATTATAATAAAAGTTTTAAAAAATATAGATTATATGATGCTTATGAAAGATTATTATTAGAAAGTTTTTTTGGATCTCAATCATTATTTGTTCGAAGAGATGAAATAGAAGCATCATGGAAATGGATAGATTCTATTATTAATTCTTGGAAAAAAAATAATTCTAAATTAGAATTATATAAAGCAGGAACATGGGGACCTAAATCTTCAGAAAATCTTTTAAAAAAAGATGGAAGAGAATGGAATAAAATTAATTAA
- the htpX gene encoding protease HtpX, whose translation MIRVLLFLLTNLAVTIILCILSFFIGIQNHNLYMFIISTFIFGFSGSFISLLLSKKIALLSIKSYIIKNPRNKTEKWLLKFIEKQAKKLEINTPELTIYTSNDINAFATGPTKNSSLIALSDKLIDVMNKNEIKAVISHEITHISNGDMVTMTLIQGIVNTFVIFLSKGIAYIISYIFSDNKNNGNIFIKNNIITLILTLFLEILFGTLSNCITMWFSRKREFYADAGSAKIVGKKHMISALKTINNHVQTFIKEENLATLSIHGKNKKFLNLFMSHPTIKNRIKALNNKTYM comes from the coding sequence ATGATTCGAGTGTTATTATTTTTATTAACAAATTTAGCAGTAACAATTATTTTATGTATATTATCTTTTTTTATTGGAATACAAAATCATAATCTTTACATGTTTATTATTTCAACATTTATATTTGGATTTAGTGGATCATTTATCTCTCTTTTATTATCAAAAAAAATAGCTCTTCTTTCTATTAAATCTTATATAATTAAAAATCCAAGAAATAAAACAGAAAAATGGTTATTAAAATTTATAGAAAAACAAGCAAAAAAATTAGAAATTAATACTCCTGAATTAACTATATATACATCTAATGATATAAATGCTTTTGCAACTGGACCAACAAAAAACTCTTCTTTAATTGCATTATCAGATAAATTAATAGATGTAATGAATAAAAATGAAATTAAAGCAGTTATTTCTCATGAAATTACTCATATTTCTAATGGAGATATGGTAACTATGACTTTAATTCAAGGAATAGTAAATACATTTGTAATTTTTTTATCAAAAGGAATTGCTTATATTATATCTTATATTTTTTCAGATAATAAAAATAACGGAAATATTTTTATAAAAAATAATATTATTACTTTAATTTTAACATTATTTTTAGAAATTTTATTTGGAACTTTATCAAATTGTATTACAATGTGGTTTTCTAGAAAAAGAGAATTTTATGCTGATGCTGGATCAGCAAAAATTGTTGGAAAAAAACATATGATTTCTGCATTAAAAACAATAAATAATCATGTACAAACTTTTATAAAAGAAGAAAATCTTGCTACATTATCTATTCATGGAAAAAATAAAAAATTTTTAAATTTATTTATGTCTCATCCAACTATAAAAAATAGAATTAAAGCTTTAAATAATAAAACATATATGTAA
- the cspE gene encoding transcription antiterminator/RNA stability regulator CspE — translation MSKIKGQVKWFNEAKGFGFITPEDGSKDVFVHFSSIQGEGFKTLAEGQNVEFEIQEGQKGPSAINVFSI, via the coding sequence ATGTCAAAGATTAAAGGCCAAGTAAAATGGTTTAATGAAGCAAAAGGTTTTGGATTTATCACTCCTGAAGATGGTAGTAAAGATGTTTTTGTTCATTTTTCTTCTATTCAAGGAGAAGGATTTAAAACTTTAGCTGAAGGTCAAAATGTAGAATTTGAAATTCAAGAAGGTCAAAAAGGCCCATCTGCTATAAATGTTTTTTCAATATAA
- a CDS encoding TerC family protein — MGFTLNPSAWTGLLALIIIEIVLGMDNIIFLTILVKKLHPKQRKKAKNIGLILSLFIRISFLSLISWSTSLTNPFYSNQYITLSVREVIFLTGGIFLSFVSLLELNDKLCNRHVKENKKKNYSNFWLTICQIVIMDSIFSLDSIITAIGIANNIIVMTLAIIISMCFMLYVLKSIKKFIHKYKAIVVLCLGFLLMIGMSLILEVLGFYIPKTYLYTAIGFSIFIEVFNQLSKYNFLLYQYTRPIRTRVLEKFLQIIKIEKQKTKHIKNEKKNKKYFSKEYSNFKKEEKYMIYSLLNLAIRSIKSMMTPRIEISWININKPINEIKKKLLDTPHSLFPICKGELDKIIGVVRAKELLFIIENNKNILNFVSKNKPIIILETLNPINLLKILKKSKGNIIIVINKFNIVQGLITPLDFLKAIAGDFPDADETPDIIKEKNSWLVKGSTDLHSLKQFLNIKNFFKVQTTHASIAGLLIETKGEIPSKGDIIKISSLNFKIIKVTNYTINLIRITKKNKKKKKNKTKRIK, encoded by the coding sequence ATGGGATTTACTTTAAACCCGTCAGCTTGGACTGGTTTATTAGCATTAATAATTATTGAAATAGTATTAGGGATGGATAATATAATTTTTTTAACTATATTAGTTAAAAAATTACATCCTAAACAAAGAAAAAAAGCTAAAAATATTGGTCTAATTTTATCTCTTTTTATTAGAATATCTTTTCTTTCATTAATATCATGGTCTACATCTCTTACTAATCCTTTTTATTCTAATCAATATATTACTCTCTCTGTCAGAGAAGTTATTTTTCTTACAGGAGGAATTTTTTTATCTTTTGTTTCATTATTAGAATTAAATGATAAATTATGTAATAGACATGTTAAAGAAAATAAAAAAAAAAATTATTCAAATTTTTGGTTAACAATTTGTCAAATAGTTATAATGGATTCAATTTTTTCTTTAGATTCAATAATTACAGCAATTGGAATAGCAAATAATATAATTGTTATGACTTTAGCAATTATAATATCTATGTGTTTTATGTTATACGTTTTAAAATCAATAAAAAAATTTATTCATAAATATAAAGCAATAGTTGTTTTATGTTTAGGTTTTTTATTAATGATTGGAATGAGTTTAATATTAGAAGTATTAGGTTTTTATATTCCTAAAACATATTTATATACAGCTATTGGATTTTCAATATTTATAGAAGTATTTAATCAACTTTCAAAATATAATTTTTTATTATATCAATATACTAGACCAATTCGAACAAGAGTTTTAGAAAAATTTTTACAAATTATTAAAATAGAAAAACAAAAAACTAAACATATTAAAAACGAAAAAAAAAATAAAAAATATTTTTCAAAAGAATATAGTAATTTTAAAAAAGAAGAAAAATATATGATTTATAGCCTTTTAAATTTAGCTATTAGATCAATTAAAAGTATGATGACTCCAAGAATAGAAATTTCATGGATTAATATTAATAAACCTATTAATGAAATAAAAAAAAAACTTTTAGATACTCCTCATAGTTTATTTCCTATTTGTAAAGGAGAATTAGATAAAATTATTGGAGTAGTAAGAGCAAAAGAATTGTTATTTATTATAGAAAATAATAAAAATATTTTAAATTTTGTATCTAAAAACAAACCAATTATTATTTTAGAAACATTAAATCCTATAAATTTATTAAAAATATTAAAAAAATCAAAAGGAAATATTATTATTGTAATAAATAAATTTAATATAGTTCAAGGTTTAATTACTCCTTTAGATTTTTTAAAAGCTATTGCTGGAGATTTTCCAGATGCAGATGAAACTCCAGATATTATTAAAGAAAAAAATAGTTGGTTAGTAAAAGGAAGTACAGATTTACATTCATTAAAACAATTTTTAAACATAAAAAATTTTTTTAAAGTTCAAACAACTCATGCTTCTATAGCAGGTCTTTTAATTGAAACAAAAGGAGAAATTCCTTCTAAAGGAGATATTATTAAAATTTCTTCATTAAATTTTAAAATTATTAAAGTTACAAATTATACAATTAATTTAATTCGAATTACAAAAAAAAATAAAAAAAAAAAGAAAAATAAAACAAAGAGAATAAAATAA
- the tsaB gene encoding tRNA (adenosine(37)-N6)-threonylcarbamoyltransferase complex dimerization subunit type 1 TsaB, whose product MKLLTFYNSKKICSVAIKYNNKIDYIYEFSEKNNHSIILLMINKILLKNFISLKDINYIAFSKGPGSFTGIRIAIIIARGLSIGLNIPLIGISTLKIFAEKGKHITKKNKFLIITKANKTNIYFGKYIYKKNNIFLINKEKFISIQLALCKIKKLKNWIIIKNFNSIKFNSIKNIKILNIKNINALDIIPIALRYIKFKRYKKKIIVPNYLQNKII is encoded by the coding sequence ATGAAATTACTTACTTTTTATAATTCTAAAAAAATTTGTTCAGTTGCTATAAAATATAATAATAAAATAGATTATATTTATGAATTTTCAGAAAAAAATAATCATTCAATAATTTTATTAATGATTAATAAAATTTTATTAAAAAATTTTATATCTTTAAAAGATATTAATTATATTGCTTTTTCTAAAGGACCAGGATCTTTTACAGGAATTAGAATTGCTATTATAATTGCTCGAGGACTATCTATTGGATTAAATATTCCATTAATTGGTATATCTACATTAAAAATTTTCGCAGAAAAAGGTAAACATATAACTAAAAAAAATAAATTTTTAATTATAACAAAAGCTAATAAAACAAATATTTATTTTGGAAAATATATTTATAAAAAAAATAATATTTTTTTAATAAATAAAGAAAAATTTATATCAATTCAATTAGCTTTGTGTAAAATAAAAAAATTAAAAAATTGGATTATTATAAAAAATTTTAATTCTATAAAATTTAACTCTATAAAAAATATAAAAATATTAAATATAAAAAATATTAATGCGTTAGATATTATTCCTATAGCATTACGATATATTAAATTTAAAAGATATAAAAAAAAAATAATTGTTCCAAATTATTTACAAAATAAAATAATTTAA
- the minE gene encoding cell division topological specificity factor MinE has product MKLLNFFLFRNKKTAFIAKKRLQIIVAEQRKNNVFPNYIPKIKKEILKVICKYIKIDKKSIKIQYCQKNNDISILELNVKLSD; this is encoded by the coding sequence ATGAAATTATTAAATTTTTTTTTATTTAGAAATAAAAAAACTGCTTTTATTGCTAAAAAAAGATTACAAATTATTGTTGCTGAACAAAGAAAAAATAATGTTTTTCCAAATTATATTCCAAAAATAAAAAAAGAAATATTAAAAGTTATTTGTAAGTATATTAAAATTGATAAAAAATCTATTAAAATTCAATATTGTCAAAAAAATAATGATATATCTATATTAGAATTGAATGTTAAACTTTCAGATTAA
- the minD gene encoding septum site-determining protein MinD: MTRIIVITSGKGGVGKTTSSASISTGLAQYGKKTVVIDFDVGLRNLDLIMGCERRVVYDFINVIQGESTINQTLIKDKYTKNLFILPASQTRDKESLTYQGVDFVFKELKKMKFDFIICDSPAGIERGAVLALYFADEAIITTNPEISSVRDSDRILGIISSKSKRSKEKKKPVKESLLLTRYSLEKVDSGDMLSSKDVLDILRIPLIGIIPEDENILKASNKGIPIILNTQSIAGVSYQDVVKRLLGQNIPFKFIKKKKNFFQRLFGR, translated from the coding sequence ATGACACGTATTATTGTTATTACATCTGGAAAAGGAGGAGTTGGAAAAACTACATCAAGTGCATCTATTTCTACTGGTTTAGCTCAATATGGAAAAAAAACAGTTGTTATTGATTTTGATGTAGGGTTAAGAAATTTAGATTTAATAATGGGTTGTGAACGTCGAGTAGTATATGATTTTATTAATGTAATTCAAGGAGAATCAACTATTAATCAAACCTTAATTAAAGATAAATATACAAAAAATCTATTTATTCTTCCAGCATCTCAAACAAGAGATAAAGAATCTTTAACTTATCAAGGAGTAGATTTTGTTTTTAAAGAATTAAAAAAAATGAAATTTGATTTTATTATTTGTGATTCTCCAGCAGGAATAGAAAGAGGAGCTGTATTAGCATTATATTTTGCTGATGAAGCTATTATTACAACTAATCCTGAAATTTCATCTGTACGAGATTCAGATAGAATATTAGGGATAATTTCATCTAAATCTAAACGTTCAAAAGAAAAAAAAAAACCAGTCAAAGAAAGTTTATTATTAACTAGATATTCTCTAGAAAAAGTTGATTCAGGAGATATGTTAAGTTCTAAAGATGTTTTAGATATTTTAAGAATTCCTTTAATAGGAATTATTCCAGAAGATGAAAATATTTTAAAAGCATCAAATAAAGGTATTCCAATTATATTAAATACTCAATCTATTGCAGGGGTTTCTTATCAAGATGTTGTAAAAAGATTATTAGGACAAAATATTCCATTTAAATTTATAAAAAAGAAAAAAAATTTTTTCCAACGTTTATTTGGGAGATAA
- the minC gene encoding septum site-determining protein MinC, translated as MPIKFQGNIFTTLVLYLKSDKLELINYALKKKINESPSFFNNAPIIINLSFFKRELNWNKLKKIILKNNFIILGISECFNLSLKKKIIDSGFPVFSNTKSLIKEKKIKFKKKFYKSIFYKNTIHSGQTIYAKKSDLIITNNVNEGAEIIADGNIHVYGKLSGRALAGANGDNTRKIFSTKLFSELLSISGEYCLMDSIPKNILNKSAQIYLKNGVVQIKKL; from the coding sequence ATGCCAATTAAATTTCAAGGAAATATTTTTACAACTTTAGTTCTATATTTAAAAAGTGATAAATTAGAATTAATAAATTATGCATTAAAAAAAAAAATTAATGAATCTCCTAGTTTTTTTAATAATGCACCAATTATTATAAATTTATCTTTTTTTAAAAGAGAGTTAAATTGGAATAAATTAAAAAAAATAATTCTGAAAAATAATTTTATTATTTTAGGAATAAGTGAATGTTTTAATTTAAGTTTAAAAAAAAAAATTATAGATTCAGGTTTTCCTGTGTTTTCAAATACAAAAAGTTTAATTAAAGAAAAAAAAATAAAATTTAAAAAAAAATTTTATAAAAGTATTTTTTATAAAAATACTATTCATTCTGGTCAAACAATTTATGCAAAAAAATCAGATTTAATTATTACAAATAATGTAAATGAAGGAGCAGAAATTATTGCAGATGGAAATATTCATGTTTATGGAAAATTAAGTGGAAGAGCTTTAGCAGGAGCTAATGGAGATAATACTAGAAAAATTTTTAGTACAAAGTTATTTTCTGAATTATTATCAATTTCTGGAGAATATTGTCTTATGGATTCTATACCAAAAAATATATTAAATAAATCTGCTCAAATATATTTAAAAAATGGTGTAGTTCAAATAAAAAAATTATAA
- a CDS encoding methyltransferase produces the protein MKLSNSSKLILNIKHIFYNKKVLFSGNIQDSLPEILKTQNSGVHIQKYHFLKYLKNINKKKLFINFLIKKKIIKNYNTIIYFFSKNKKESYFQLKNITSIIKKKSKIFLVGENKSGINSFINLFNKKFNFKKLNYGKKCVIYYTIIKQNNIFILENFYKIHYFNNIKIQFLPGVFGYKKLDEGSKFLISTFSKNTIFNKKILDLCSGSGFLSILLLKFNKTNKITLSDSCLKSIQCCKKNFKINKLKGKFKISDLYLNINKKFDLIISNPPLHDNLKKTFFLLKRIINESIFYLKKKGELRIVINKFFSNSKNLKYIFKKFNILKKNKNFIIYQKFKT, from the coding sequence TTGAAATTAAGTAATTCAAGTAAATTAATTTTAAATATTAAACATATTTTTTATAATAAAAAAGTTTTATTTTCAGGAAATATACAAGATTCATTACCTGAAATTTTAAAAACACAAAACAGCGGAGTTCATATTCAAAAATATCATTTTTTAAAATATTTAAAAAATATTAATAAAAAAAAATTATTCATTAATTTTTTAATTAAAAAAAAAATAATAAAAAATTATAATACAATTATTTATTTTTTTTCAAAAAATAAAAAAGAATCATATTTTCAATTAAAAAATATTACATCCATTATTAAAAAAAAATCAAAAATTTTTCTTGTTGGAGAAAATAAAAGTGGAATTAATAGTTTTATTAATTTGTTTAATAAAAAATTTAATTTTAAAAAATTAAATTATGGAAAAAAATGTGTCATTTATTATACAATAATTAAACAAAATAATATTTTTATTTTAGAAAATTTTTATAAAATACATTATTTTAATAATATTAAAATTCAATTTTTACCAGGAGTATTTGGATATAAAAAACTTGATGAAGGAAGTAAATTTTTAATATCAACATTCTCTAAAAATACAATATTTAATAAAAAAATTCTTGATTTATGTTCTGGATCTGGTTTTTTATCAATTTTATTATTAAAATTTAATAAAACAAATAAAATTACTTTATCTGATAGTTGTTTAAAATCCATTCAATGTTGTAAAAAGAATTTCAAAATAAATAAATTAAAAGGAAAATTTAAAATCAGTGATTTATATTTAAATATCAATAAAAAATTTGATTTAATTATTTCTAATCCCCCTCTTCATGACAATTTAAAAAAAACATTTTTTTTATTAAAAAGAATTATTAATGAATCTATTTTTTATTTAAAAAAAAAAGGAGAATTAAGAATAGTAATTAATAAATTTTTTTCAAATTCTAAAAATTTAAAATATATTTTTAAAAAATTTAATATTTTAAAAAAAAATAAAAATTTTATAATTTATCAAAAATTTAAAACATAA
- a CDS encoding outer membrane beta-barrel protein translates to MKHKLIFLSLLLGSSISTAQAENEIPFNPFYIGSSSILVQPNNATWIDLLNVSDSYKNSWKQSSFGLFMGYRKNKYFSFELSYNNPFVSFPIKLNSINDDEKNHNSNTLYFKNVDEQESKESKLNKEKERRKNPLVDRLYPVEQVKKPKHPISNKNTHIKPIKKRSYDASHFTFKKYTVYPQPNIEFATKLTIPVTQKIDLYGSAGLSYNLYNILDINYQTNPRYFIRNNLFPIWSAGIEYKINNHLSSRVEYKKKIYNFTSDSFQYNDIHSINFNFTWNFKNIIPNILLKTFQF, encoded by the coding sequence ATGAAACATAAATTAATTTTTCTTTCTCTTTTATTGGGTAGTAGTATTTCAACAGCTCAAGCAGAAAATGAAATTCCTTTTAATCCATTTTATATTGGATCTAGTAGTATTCTTGTACAACCAAATAATGCTACTTGGATTGATTTATTAAACGTAAGTGATTCATATAAAAATTCTTGGAAACAATCTTCATTTGGATTATTTATGGGTTATAGAAAAAATAAATATTTTTCATTTGAATTAAGTTATAATAATCCTTTTGTAAGTTTTCCTATAAAATTAAATTCTATAAATGATGATGAAAAAAATCATAATTCAAACACATTGTATTTTAAAAATGTAGATGAACAAGAATCTAAAGAAAGTAAATTAAATAAAGAAAAAGAAAGAAGAAAAAATCCATTAGTTGATAGATTATATCCTGTAGAACAAGTAAAAAAACCTAAACATCCTATTTCTAACAAAAATACACATATTAAACCTATTAAAAAAAGAAGTTATGATGCTTCTCATTTTACCTTTAAGAAATATACTGTTTATCCTCAACCAAATATAGAATTTGCAACAAAATTGACAATTCCAGTAACTCAAAAAATAGATTTATATGGAAGTGCTGGATTATCTTACAATTTATATAATATTTTAGATATTAATTATCAAACAAATCCAAGATATTTTATTAGAAATAATTTATTTCCTATATGGAGTGCAGGTATAGAATATAAAATAAATAATCATTTATCTTCTAGAGTTGAATACAAAAAAAAGATATATAATTTTACAAGTGATTCTTTTCAATATAATGATATTCATTCTATAAATTTTAATTTTACATGGAATTTTAAAAATATTATACCTAATATTTTATTAAAAACATTTCAGTTTTAA